A genomic region of Candidatus Zixiibacteriota bacterium contains the following coding sequences:
- the tnpA gene encoding IS200/IS605 family transposase, translated as MRRYNTVMEVIKTSHSMYCLQYHVVWVCKYRRKILKPGVCSYIRKTFPGLLRGMPGVTLGPIGFDGDHLHMLMTIPPRYSISETMGRLKSQLASRMREFFPWLSKVYWNENIVWSPGYFVSSVGLDEKT; from the coding sequence GCGGTATAATACCGTTATGGAAGTTATCAAGACATCGCATAGCATGTATTGTTTGCAATATCATGTTGTTTGGGTTTGCAAATACCGCCGAAAGATCCTGAAGCCTGGTGTCTGTTCTTATATTCGCAAGACGTTTCCGGGACTGCTTCGCGGAATGCCCGGTGTAACGCTAGGTCCAATTGGCTTTGATGGTGATCATCTTCATATGTTGATGACGATTCCTCCCCGATATAGCATATCAGAAACTATGGGCAGATTAAAAAGTCAATTGGCGTCAAGGATGCGAGAGTTTTTTCCGTGGTTGTCAAAAGTCTATTGGAATGAAAACATTGTTTGGTCACCGGGCTATTTCGTAAGCAGTGTAGGTTTGGACGAGAAGACAAT